The proteins below come from a single Salmo salar unplaced genomic scaffold, Ssal_v3.1, whole genome shotgun sequence genomic window:
- the LOC106563553 gene encoding transcription factor HES-7.1-like encodes MKPLEEKANRKIDRKLLKPQVERRRRERMNHSLESLRTLLLQGPPSTHTGGVTQRRVEKAEILEHTVLFLQNTGDGDRKKGEDGEKQHPFQDGFSGCLQRAAHFLGKEGEGLQLEAALNSTFSARLNSHACMNTEVPAKAHSSNSLPSTTCHQSSHLMKIQESHYRQQLCEVYRRHLSHAHRASLQHGDPKPPQLPHRHAAKEAQSQNLPDSQSVWRPWP; translated from the exons CTCCTCAAGCCTCAGGTGGAGAGACgtcggagagagagaatgaaccaCAGTCTGGAGAGCCTGAGAACCCTGCTGCTGCAGGGACCACCATCAA CTCATACAGGT GGTGTGACTCAGCGTAGAGTGGAGAAAGCTGAGATCCTGGAACACACTGTTCTCTTTCTCCAGAACACTGGCGATGGGGACAGGAAGAAAGGTGAGGATGGAGAAAAGCAACATCCCTTCCAGGATGGCTTCTCAGGCTGCCTGCAGAGAGCTGCACACTTCCTGGGGAAAGAAGGGGAGGGCCTGCAGCTGGAGGCAGCACTGAACTCTACTTTCTCTGCTCGTCTGAACAGCCATGCCTGTATGAACACCGAAGTCCCGGCTAAAGCCCACTCTTCCAACTCTCTGCCCAGCACAACGTGCCACCAGTCCTCACACCTGATGAAGATACAGGAGTCCCACTACAGACAACAGCTTTGTGAAGTCTACAGGAGACATCTGTCTCATGCTCACAGAGCTTCACTCCAACATGGAGATCCCAAACCTCCCCAGCTGCCCCACAGACACGCTGCCAAAGAAGCCCAATCCCAGAACCTCCCAGACAGTCAGTCTGTGTGGAGGCCTTGGCCATGA